One Scomber scombrus chromosome 4, fScoSco1.1, whole genome shotgun sequence genomic region harbors:
- the LOC133979557 gene encoding L-serine dehydratase/L-threonine deaminase-like gives MKTKQPLHVATPVRQSLALTKVAGTSVYLKLDSSQPTGSFKIRGIGHLCKTWAERGCERFVCCSGGNAGMAAAYSARQLGVPATIVVPSVTPNPTVERLKDEGATVVIHGKALNESIEYGQQLVANNRGWIFISPFDDPLIWEGHTSLVKELEQDMTEKPGAIVLSVGGGGLLNGVVEGLRRADWADVPIVAMETLGAHSLNAAMKAGELVTLPAITSVATTLGLTRVSAQTMKLVNEHTVFSEVVTDQEAVKAVESFVDDEKVLVEPACGAALAAVYSGIIKSLQDEGKLAGSLGPVVIVVCGGNNISMEQLCRLKKQLGII, from the exons ATGAAGACCAAGCAGCCTCTTCATGTTGCCACCCCAGTTAGGCAGAGTCTTGCCCTGACTAAAGTGGCAGGGACCTCTGTTTACCTCAAGCTGGATTCATCTCAGCCCACAGGATCCTTTAAGATAAGAGGCATTGGCCATCTCTGCAAAACG TGGGCAGAGCGAGGATGTGAGCGTTTTGTCTGCTGTTCAG GAGGAAATGCTGGCATGGCAGCTGCTTATTCTGCCCGTCAGCTCGGGGTTCCTGCAACTATCGTCGTGCCAAGTGTCACCCCAAACCCCACAGTGGAGAGACTTAAGGACGAAGGGGCCACCGTGGTCATTCATGGAAAG GCTCTAAATGAAAGCATTGAATACGGACAACAGCTCGTGGCCAACAACCGTGGCTGGATATTCATCTCTCCCTTTGATGATCCTCTCATCTG ggAAGGCCACACATCTCTGGTGAAGGAGCTGGAGCAAGACATGACTGAGAAGCCGGGAGCCATCGTGCTGTCGGTGGGAGGCGGAGGGCTGCTGAATGGCGTGGTGGAGGGATTGCGCCGTGCCGACTGGGCTGATGTGCCCATTGTAGCCATGGAAACCCTGGGAGCACATAGCCTCAATGCAGCCATGAAGGCCGGAGAGCTAGTCACTTTACCTGCAATTACCAG TGTTGCCACCACACTGGGCCTGACGAGGGTCTCCGCACAGACTATGAAGCTGGTGAATGAGCACACAGTTTTCTCAGAAGTAGTCACAGACCAGGAGGCTGTAAAAGCTGTGGAGAGCTTTGTAG ATGATGAGAAGGTCCTGGTGGAGCCTGCCTGTGGTGCAGCTCTGGCAGCTGTATACAGTGGCATCATCAAAAGTCTGCAGGATGAGGGCAAGCTGGCAGGGAGCCTGGGCCCTGTGGTCATTGTGGTGTGCGGCGGCAACAACATCAGCATGGAGCAGCTATGCAGACTGAAGAAACAGCTTGGTATTATCTAG